In Dermatophilus congolensis, a genomic segment contains:
- a CDS encoding flagellar hook-basal body protein: MIRSMWSAVSGLRNHQIYLDVTGNNIANVNTHGYKYQRAVFEDSLNQVVRNAAAPDEANGTGGLNPTQIGLGVRLGQISGNFTQGGLQVTNVPTDVAIQGDGFFVVEKGTSKFYTRNGAFSLDQNGNLTTSDGSFVKGVMAGAPAATAPGTAPTLDPTKAADNIVIDTTKWRNFQISPNGMISGVPVASTDGKIQVIGQISLTKFNNPAGLDRVGGTMFKETLNSGVPQFHAPNDAANGMGFVTSGTLELSNVDLAGEFTNLIMAQRGFQANSKVVTASDEVLQDLINMKR, encoded by the coding sequence ATGATTCGTTCAATGTGGTCCGCCGTCTCCGGCCTTCGCAACCACCAGATCTACCTCGACGTCACTGGTAACAACATCGCCAACGTCAACACCCACGGCTACAAATACCAACGCGCTGTATTCGAGGACAGCCTTAACCAGGTTGTTCGCAATGCTGCCGCACCAGATGAAGCTAACGGTACGGGCGGATTGAACCCGACTCAGATCGGTCTTGGAGTTCGGCTGGGGCAGATTTCTGGAAACTTCACTCAAGGTGGCTTACAAGTAACCAACGTTCCCACCGACGTTGCTATCCAGGGCGATGGATTCTTTGTAGTGGAGAAAGGGACATCTAAGTTCTATACGCGTAACGGTGCCTTTTCGCTAGATCAAAACGGTAACCTCACCACAAGCGACGGTAGTTTCGTTAAAGGTGTTATGGCAGGTGCTCCCGCAGCGACAGCGCCAGGTACTGCTCCCACTCTGGACCCCACGAAAGCCGCTGACAATATCGTTATCGATACAACCAAGTGGCGAAACTTCCAGATCTCTCCTAACGGTATGATCAGCGGTGTGCCGGTAGCTAGCACAGATGGAAAAATTCAGGTTATCGGTCAGATCTCCTTAACTAAGTTCAATAACCCGGCAGGTCTTGACCGTGTTGGTGGAACCATGTTCAAAGAGACGCTGAACTCTGGTGTGCCACAGTTCCACGCACCCAACGATGCCGCTAATGGCATGGGTTTTGTGACCTCCGGTACGTTGGAGCTGTCCAACGTCGACTTGGCTGGTGAATTCACCAACCTGATCATGGCCCAGCGCGGCTTCCAAGCGAACTCGAAAGTTGTCACCGCCTCCGATGAGGTACTCCAAGACCTCATCAACATGAAGCGCTAA
- a CDS encoding flagellar hook assembly protein FlgD, producing MTDASAISGTTTTPTTTTGTTGATGTSGSAAAGTATVSNTASGTVVTITQPDRSKFQYVIPTMGSTVVKNPDGTTQTVWTPTPADGMSDLAKKNNAKYNQTLNADDFMKLLVAQLQYQDPSKPADTAQMMQQTASMSMVERINEMAGAAESMTKSSESLAAANKDLIASNTAMTQHLGSLLAQQSLSAAIGLIGQTVTYTKGTGDTATTEQGTVESVKIGADGPILKVNGTDVPVDSITAVARGTATQA from the coding sequence ATGACTGACGCATCTGCGATCAGCGGAACCACCACCACACCCACAACAACAACTGGCACAACAGGTGCCACCGGCACCAGCGGAAGCGCAGCTGCAGGCACCGCAACCGTTTCAAACACGGCCAGCGGCACAGTCGTCACCATCACTCAGCCTGACAGATCAAAATTTCAATATGTCATCCCCACGATGGGGTCTACCGTCGTTAAAAATCCTGACGGGACAACTCAGACCGTCTGGACTCCGACACCAGCCGACGGCATGTCTGATCTGGCGAAAAAAAACAACGCTAAGTACAACCAGACGCTCAATGCAGACGATTTTATGAAGCTGCTCGTGGCTCAGCTCCAGTACCAAGACCCATCGAAACCAGCGGACACCGCGCAGATGATGCAGCAGACTGCATCCATGTCGATGGTGGAGCGCATTAACGAGATGGCTGGCGCGGCAGAATCTATGACCAAGTCCAGCGAATCGCTCGCCGCGGCTAACAAAGATCTCATTGCATCTAACACAGCTATGACCCAACACCTGGGGTCCCTTCTTGCCCAGCAGTCACTTTCAGCCGCCATTGGCCTCATTGGACAGACTGTCACTTACACCAAAGGCACCGGTGACACGGCAACTACTGAACAGGGCACCGTTGAATCCGTAAAGATCGGGGCGGATGGGCCGATTCTTAAAGTGAACGGGACAGACGTCCCGGTCGACTCAATCACAGCGGTCGCGCGTGGCACTGCCACGCAGGCCTGA